The segment ATCGAGGCAAAGTCCGGCGCTCCGTTCGCTGGTCCAAAGGAGTCCCAGGCTAGCCAAGCGGGTAGTGCCGACATGCGTACGAAGTATCCGAAGCCGGCAACAGCATTGTGTGGAGACTTCAGCTTGAAGAAGAAGGGCTCGCCGGTTTGCAGGGCGTGAAAGGCCTGCGAATCGGAGGGCTGCCAGAAATTGACCTCTTCGGGAGCACCGAGCGTGCGAAGGTGGCAGAACCAGTCGTAGTCCGTGGTTGCCAACCAGCCGATCATGCCCCTCCGCTTCACGAGGCTCCAGCCGCGTGCGCGCTTCACGCGGGAGCTACAGCGCGCCCCCAGCGCAGCAATCGGTTCGCATGCGCCGAGATGCCAGTGAGCCGCCCGGGGCTCGAACCCGGCACCACTTGATTAAAAGTCAAGTGCTCTACCGACTGAGCTAGCGGCTCGCAACCGGGAGGAGCCTAGGCGAGAGGCCGCCCACCGTCAAGCTAGCGGCCGGCCGCGAGGTCCAGGATCTGCCGGCGATCCGGACCCACGCCGAGCAGGCTGACCGGCAGGCCGAGGCTCTCCGTGAGGAAGTCGAGGTAGTGCCGCGCCGCCTCGGGCAGATCCTCCAGCCGCCGTGCCTCGCTGATGTCCCCGCTCCAGCCCGGGAAGGTCGCGAGCACCGGTTTCGCCCGCTCCAGCCGCGCCGCATCGC is part of the bacterium genome and harbors:
- a CDS encoding adenylosuccinate synthetase; translated protein: PRRCGWFDLPAARYAAALNGFTSLAFTKFDILSGLGEIAVCTGYQLDGELVTRFPRDAARLERAKPVLATFPGWSGDISEARRLEDLPEAARHYLDFLTESLGLPVSLLGVGPDRRQILDLAAGR